In Solanum lycopersicum chromosome 3, SLM_r2.1, the genomic stretch ctTCACTTTTTTGGTATCTTTACTTTTTTCTAATCTTGATTCTCTGTGGGATATGATTAATTATTCCACTATTATGATCAGAAGCCAACGTCATATATTTGCCACGAATTCAGTATTTAAGTAAAATCCAAAAGGGCCAAATAGACGAACATTGTATTAAAGGTGTTTTTGCTTTTTCACTTATTAAATAAACTGGATTAAGAGCCAagatttcatattttgaaaaaaatatattagatagatatttgtatatatttaaattttgatgaataaaattatttgacgAAGATAGCATTCAGAagaaaatatatcattattgtCCCAATTACAGCACTGCaatgttaaaatttataatattacatatataacAAAACACAAGATTTAttacacaaaaaataacaagAGAAGTTAGTTCAATTGCAAAATTTTACAAGTGGAAACTATTAAATTTGTCTTTCGCCACTATAGTATATATTACTCTCTATATGCTAAAAATTGGGAATAATTTCAGATTCAGTTAGtaagattcttttttttaacattaaagataaaaaggaacagattgatttttcaaagagttcaaaactataaacaaatatatataatttaaaactctttcgtagagaaaaattaagaagaaaaattggGATCGTCTGTGATAATTGGGTCGGCATCGATCCGATTTTCAGCAAAATCATCAACTTGAATTTGATCAAGCACGAGCACTAATCCCATGGCAAAGGCACAATCAAACCCAGGCTTtattgagagagagaaaacgTCTTTTCCAAGCACCACATGAGCACAAGCATCCACTTTGCGACGAATCTCAGCCACAGATACCTTGTCCGCGTTGAAGAATGTGCAATTTCTCTGTGCAAATGATCCTTCGATCTGATACTCCTCCGTCGGATTACTGTACACCTCCACCGTCACGTTAGATCTTCCGATTATTGAAGATCTACGTACGCTGAATATCGGTTTTTTCCCCTCTTCTCTTTCCCCTAAATAACCTTCCCACCTGTTATGCAAGCTCGGTCTCTGTTTTCGAAAAGTAAAACCGAAATCAGAAATTGCTGTAACTGAGTCAACTCGGTTTGCCCTAAATTGAAAATCAGAAAAAGTATTACTGAGCTAGTGAGTTTATACCTTACGGCGGACAGTGAGAAGGCATCTGCCGGTAGCGTCCATGAGAACGAGTTCACCTAGGTCACGAGAATCGGGACCATACGTGTCAACTCGGAAAACTAACTGGCCTTTGCAGTCGTAGGCAGTGAATCCATCGCCGGTGAAGAAAAGAGAAGTTTTCCGAACAGTAAGACTCGTCTCTTCAGTGTGAACAAATGTATCTTCAACCACAACTTTACTCTTCATattcttctccttttttgcTTCAAATCTGACTTTGAAaaggaaaactaaaaaaaagaactcTTCAATTTTCTGAGAAATCAAAGAAATGAAATGTGCTATTTATGCAATGAAGAAGCCAAAAGGAAGGTCTGAGAAATAGGTACAAAAATCGCCAGAGACATGTGGTGTGCATTTATTAGTAAAGTGGCTGTATTAATTATCCTAGAAGtagtattaattattatactaaTTAAAATCACGCATACAGCAAGTAgagtaatattaatattttaattcacTTAATTAAAGTTTGCATGTTGCATTATTATActgaatttattaatatttttaagcaCGCATATGGGAACCAAATATTATGGAGATCACAAATAGcctatttttttgttgtaataTTCGAATCACAGGAGTAATCAGAAGATACTATAAAGAATCATAGCATAAATctgaattaaattataataatatatttaattaaaaattttaaattatttattttaatatttttatcatagcAATGACTATGagataaattatttcatatttatatagtaaaataacttatatatattatgaaaataagtAATCTCAAAATAACTAATTCCAAATAAACGGATCCTTACCATTATCCTCTCAAGAGGTCCCATCCAAATACTAGTACTATAAAATATGTTTAGGATTAAAACAGTTTACATTAAATATTCTTATGCATAATTCTCTAGAAgaatatataactttttttcgTAACAACTTGATGTAGCTCCTACTTGTGGGGAAAATAGGATTAGATAGGTGtttgattataatttattgtaaaaatatatttttcttgatgaaataaaaataaatatttggagttttattgatgttatagaaaataattttgagttttcttaatatgataaataaaacaagaggaaaataatttaatttcattgaCATATTAAAAgtaatacattaaaataaaaatatatttttataatagcaattaaaaaaacataagtgAATGAAGGGAGCAATTTTTAAGATGTCATCATAAACATCTATGGTAGTGCAAGTTGTGATTAAAGTCAGAGAAGGAGCCTAAATCAAGACATTAGTTAACATTATTATACCTAATTAAGGAAATACAATGCGGTTAGCTGAAGAATTCCCCATGACACGTGAccataattttctaattaagAGAGGCAATTCCACAATTACCTATAATTTATTTACTCACCTCTCATTATCACTAAACCTACTCTATGAAGTAGAGATTTTACCATCGTTGGAATATCtaagataaagaaaatatataaaataaaataaaaatagtggaTAATGTAGTTTACTGAACCCATCTATAATAAATTAGACATGTGTCATATCTATGACCAATGCAGTCATCAAAAATATAAACCGAAATATCTTATATACGATAAATAAATCTATGTTGGGaatgattatatatttataaaattacgtATATTTAAGGCAAAATGAAAATGACGCTCATTTCCAATAACATGAAAagttctaattaattaaattggcAAACAAGAGAGCGACGCATTGCATAATTGCATGCAAACGCAGGTGTCATTATTTTGTTCGAGCCCTACTAActtctttgtaatttttttattattgatatttttgatgaaaaatttgcGATTCAACGCTATTTACATGCAAATATAGGTGTcactatttttttaagaaactgTAAATATACTCATTTTCGTCTCGTATTAGGTGAATACTGGTATGCTATTATTaatagattaattaatttttattattttattatttattcattttaattacCCTCttacaaaaaaagaatttagtCTATACTTCTAAGTGCCATATTATTTGCAAAGagtaaaatgagaaaaaataaaataaattagttctATTCCAATCAATTGAATGATTTGAGTAATAATGTAggataaataaatttagaaagATGCCCATCTCATCCCCAATATATAGAGAGATAGcgtaaaaaacatatttaaattatttttacaagaatttcataataatttattaaattattaagagTGAAAGTTTTATAAATACACCGTCACTTATTTAGTTTAATAGGATCAAACATCTAGTGGATATAAATTACTATGgaagtttaaatttaatacatattataaaaataataaaatattatttatcaaaattatttatttaatgcctCTAAAAAATTCAAGAGCGATGCTAAATACTGACGAGTCAAAATTATACAGGGAAGAATTTATTTCATTAAgccacaaataaataatttaaaataaaatctacataacatttttgaagaaattttcatttttaactcctttttttcgtttattttaattattatatttttaattttagaattaaattataaaaactttatttaatatcttaagatatatttttcactatattaaaacataaaaaattataatttcataacactttttatataatttctaaatatctaaactttttttttaaatattaaatcaatataatttaattttaattttaaaaattaattaaattaatatttataaaaaataacataacaaatatatatatatatatatatatatataaaataatcacAGAATCCTAAAAAGTGAAGGATTCTTCTGAAAAAGTCAGACTTGAAGGAGGAAAATACGCTGCCCTAACAGAAGTTTACCATATTATTTCTTGGCTGAATTTGGGATGCGCGACAAGTGATAAAGCATTGATTACTGTAAAAATTACTTTCTCActtctttaaataataataataataataaaattaagaaaacaaaaaacatgtcataattttatcatttaaactaaaattatgtgaaatattttaaaatattatttatttatggcTTTAAACATGATATGTCAAAAACTGAAACAAGTAACCCTGttctaaaaagaatttaaaaaaataggctATTCATTTATAAAATGTAGGGTGTATTAGTTCTATATCTACTTTTACTTATTcactaatatataaataaattattttttttttcattttagaaattaataaataatttttcattttagatttattataataatatttaaaagacttattaataattaagaataacgtaacgaaaaatattttatcttttaatagaTGTAGGGTGTATTAGTTCTATATCTACTTTTACTTATTCActaacatataaataaattaacttttttttttcattttagaaattaataaataatttttcattttagatttattataataatatttaaaagacttattaataattaagaataacgtaacgaaaaatattttatctgttAATAGAGGTATCAAGTCGAGCATAAGTAAATAAATAGGctattcttttataaaatgtaGGGTATATTAGTTctatatatacttttattatacattaacatataaataaattaacctttttttttcattttagaaattaataaataatttttcattttagatttattataataatatttgaaagacttattaataattaagaataacgtaacgaaaaatattttatctattaatAGATGTATCAAGTCAAGcataagtaaaaaaataggCTATTCCTTTATAAAATGTAGGGTGTATTAGTTCTATATCTACTTTTACTTATTCActaacatataaataaaataacttttttttttcattttagaaattaataaataatttttcatttaagattattataataattatttaaaaaacttattaataattaagaataacataatgaaaaatattttatcagtTAATAGATGTATCAAGTCGAgcataagtaaataaatatgaaagagTATCAAATAACTTCGGTTGGCGGTGACATTTATTAAGAATAAGTTTACAAAATCGGTTTTAATAGTTGAGATTTTGAACCTGTATTTGCAAAAGAataaacttattatattttctcgtaaTTATGACATTAATAGTGATATAACTTAACTTGGAGTACATTGTCACTTTGTATTAATATAAGTActactatatattaaaatttcaacGGTAACAGATTGCTCCATTTTATAGTTGGCAGACTTTTTCTACTTGACGGTTGtgctactttttcttttgtttttattttaggtCAACCGACTAATAAGATTGGGAAAATCTTAAAGATAAATGAAATGTGTGGAGCACCAATCTGCGCGTTGCCCAATTGACCCTCTATGCTCGATTTTCTCAATTCATGTGGCTGGAGAGGTTGACATTTTAACAAATACACGTTTATTGAATATACGTAATTAAAgttaactttttatataatcaaataattaatatgtactattttaaaaaataactttttgagaTAATAACAATTAGATGGTGATTCCAGACATTAGGTTCtatcattttaattgattattttcctATAGTTTTGATTTCTCAAATTGGAAAGCTTCATTTTTAAAGACATAATGGAAGGGCTTATGCAGAATGTGCTCGAATGTATTAATAGAAAAGTAGGcacatgtttttttaatttgccACTTTATAATTTGACGAATATGGAATTAGATATTTGTAATGTTTTTGTGGATAATAATTTGCGATATAAAgatgtgaagaaaaaaaaaaggaggcaCTCGTAGAACATCAATTCAGAGATTATTTGGCCAAATGaaacttttcttctttctcataATCCATGCCTTTACTGGTCCACCATAATATGtacttttatttgtttgattcggtaaattaaagaaacaatctattatttttatattgattcttatttattatttagtatattGTTCATTTCTCAACATtcaaatgacttatataattaGTAAGATtgacatattaaaattaaaattttacatattgCTTTTAAAAGGatgtatgaaattaaaaatgaacaTGTAAATATGGACGAAGAGAGTCGTAAACTTATGATACTTCCAATTCTAGATCTAAATTGAAATGAATCTAGGCCAGTAAGAACTAAGTTATAAAATTTGATGATCATTTATCGAtgataataaaattactttataagatacattttaataaataattactactttttattaattacaATTCCTATCAATATATAgcaatattataataaatctgcaatttgtattaaaattgaattatgtatgcaatatataacagttaaaatatttcataactatttcgtttaaaatatattatttattaataaaacttatattatatgtgttttataaattgttctctgtaatatgtattaaaattggATTATAAATGTactaaaagtgatcaagtgaaaaaaatattattactataaatgaagtaatattttcttaaaaatagtatatttagGTAAAGTTTGGAAAACTGATGAGCAATGGAGCTGTAGGCAAATGGGCCCAAACGAGAAAACTCAGTTCAGTTTTGACCGTAAAGCCCAGTATCTAAGAAATATGGACTCTACAGTGTTTTAGGCGGGCTGGGCCCAATCATGAACTGTGTTAGCATTTACCGGTCCAGTTTTCCATTCACAAAGCCCAAGTTTAAAATCCAGAGTCTCTTTGAATATCTACATGAACTGTTATCCAATAACGTGCCAGTTTTAAGTTActatgtatcatttaccatgtatcacaagATTCTAATGTATCACACCACATcaattttaagggattattagtaaatttttacaaaattaatagcTCTAGCTATATCTTAGAGTTTCACGTGTGAAATTTTTAAGCCCATAATAAAggtattttgttaattatagaTATTGAAAAGTGGCTCTTTATGAATTTTATCTTCGAAAACACTATAATCATCCGAAAATAAATTCACAATTGTTTTAATATTAAAAGGAAATGACATTTTTGTAAGTATTATCAACTAGCTAAATCTAGATCCTTGTAGCCTGGCGCAGAGCATCAGGATTTCCTAGATTCATTGTCAATGTGAACAAATGAAAAGTGCGatatcatttattttcataaatcgATCATGGAATATATTTCTTGAGTTGCACAGCGTTAATCATATAGGAGTATCAAATGAATCAATGATCTTAATGCATCTAGGTTCATTAATATCCCAAAATGTTCAAATTctacttttgaattttttctgtcaaaagttatttttaaattatggtGCAAATTGCATTAACTGTGAATTGTAGTTAAAGCACAGATAGGTTACGCCAACATTTAATGCAGAATCTTCAAATGATCCTTTACTGTTTGAACTTGTCGACATCGACGTTGATTGATACAAACAGATAAAATATTCTTTACATGCAGAAACACTCATTCAACTTGACTGATGTTTTTAATAACCAAGATTTTTTGATTGGCTACTGTTTGGCTTTTGCTGTTAACAAGTACgtagaaaaatataaagtgaCATTTCCATAAAGTTAAAAGTCATAAAAGCCGAATCTACAAACTTAAATTCCACAATCAAAATTTACACACATCATTCAAACTTCCCAAAACATTCATTTGCTACTCCCCTCACTATgatcataaattaaaaacaaaaaaaaaaactcaaaatctaATTTACGCTATCTCATTTGGCTCCACTTTTGTTTTAGTGCTGAACTGGGTACCTGACTGCAGCGGCTAGCAGCCTTTGCTGTTCTATCTGTAGCACCAAACTATGATCATTGATCAGAACTATTGAATGCTAAAGTTCATTACAATAACTTTTTATAGAAACACAGTAGGAATACTATCTAACTTATTAATGCATATCGTACTTTCATCAATACAAATAGTGTAAAGTAGCTAGGATGAATATGTGTGTACTatgttcaaaattattatgGTTTGTTTGGTAGTGAAATTTCAAAGGAGACCAGGAATATAagttgtttttgaaatttttatggTGCAAAATGcaaaattgttaaattatttcaaaagttATGATCAAACATGATTTTCggaatgtaaaaaaaatattggtaGCCAATACGGTCAATAATTACCTGGAAAAGTTCATGAAGTTTGTTCTTGAGATAGCAATATTCATGCTCAAGCAACTCTAGAGCTCTCAAACAACtgagaaagagaaaaacaaactttttttcagttttagtggtcctatttttatttatttaaaaataagaaaaaagttggTTACTTACCCAAGTCGGTTATTCTGCTCGGAAGCAACGCGAAAGGCGACGCAGACGTTTCTGACGCGTTTTGCGCCAATGCTTGAACTGCTTCCTATAAACTGATTCAAATGCACTCCCATTTTCTTGTAGTCCGAAAGCTCTCTATCCatcctgttttttttttttttcgccATATTATAAAAAGAGTACTACAACATTAGTAAAAGATAACAAACTCGGAGGTATTAAAACCCATCAAAAAGTCTACAACTTTTTCCTCCTTTTTCTCCCACGCTTGATATAAGACATGCCCACAATAATAAAGTAGTAGTAAAATCGCTTTTTGTAAGTTCACCTCTTCTATAAAACAACAACGACAATATATTAAGCATAATCCTacaaataaagtttaaaaaaaaacactcacAACAAGGATCTGAGATTTCGTAAGAGCTTTTCGGACTCTTGGAAGTAGATGTTGACAACTTCAGAGACGAAATTAGGGGAGGATTCATCTTGTAACTGTTGCAGCTGCAGAAATTGCTCGTCCAATACTCCCTATTTTAAGGtacaaataaaaatcacatttagtACGtgctataaaattaaaataagggcAAAAAAGTAAATGTTGATTACCTGATGGAAGAGTAACGCGAGCAAGCGATTCATATCAGCTCGCAAGCGTTCGACGCCGAGACCAAGCATCCACAGAGGTAGACCCGTTTTGGCTGCTTTTTGTAAATGAAAAAGAGCAAAGGGAATAGTGGTATTAGAGAAGATAGAATTAAATTAGTCTCAGGCTTTTTTCCTAAATATGGGGGCGAAAGGAGAGTTACTTTCGAGAGGAGTGTGTATGTTGTTTCTTATTTCAGGGTGTAAAAATAGCAGTTACAGTAATTGCTTTAATTTTGTTTGCAGTCAAGTCAGGTGAGAGGTGAGAGCCGAGACTATGGAGTGAAGACTTATAAAGGATCACCATCTGGCGGTGAATCTGACCCCACCTATCCTATCGACTCTcacttttactttttatttttactcttttgcTTTTCTAAATTGGCACTCTCATAGTTCAATTTGTTTTCATAAACatgttaaaaaaacaaacaaatatagtttatatttataagttctaaaaattattaaaattaattgtaaatttgtattacataaCAAGATTTATGATTTTCGCATCAAGTCTATTGGATTTTCATGGCAACAAATAATAAGTAGTCCATTTATTTCCGTTTACTTAtccatattttctcttttagttgtctctatttatttatcatttttgataaatcaagaatgaacaaaaaaaattcttattataCCAGGGACGGACCCATATAGAGTCTGCcaggtgctcgagcacccattcACTTCGTTacggtatatatatatatatctatgtagaaattaagcgttatttgtataaaattaacatagagcacCCAATGAATAAATGATCTAACTGGCCCAATGGCTCTTGGGTGGGTGCTTACGACTATTCTACTGTTGTTGAACTAgggttcaaatttttaaaatttctaagttttagttcattcattttgaaattataattaataagggtaaaTTTGTAACCTTCATTatgctaattattattatcataatatatgtGTCAATTCTAAAGTGGATAACTTAATAGGGGAGTGGTGTCTATGAGACTAGAGCAATATAGTAGTTCGGAGTTAGTGCAACGAGTATCATTTTATACAATGTGAATGTGATGAAGCgaacttatttttcattttcagcaataattatattatcactttcatatttcatcactacAGATAGTGTTTTCTTAATAGATAATAGTTAAacatataatttgaatttttaaaagtttccaAATGATAAAATTCGACACAAatactatttaaaaaattgggttattttccaaaataaaatgattaaataataaataattatatggaCAAACactatttatcaatattttccCCCAAATTTTACTTAGTTCCTAATACACCGTGTCCTTCCGACCAAAATATGTTATTAGggatgaaatgaaaaattaaagctATTTTCCAATTGTTATTGCCATGACACGCATTCTTATTTTGTCTATCCAACATGTTCGTTTTTCCATAATGCAAGTAAGTACCTAGTACTACGTCTTTCCCTCATTATTTCTTCACATGCTAACcaaaagtttctttttttatacttcaaattaatttacttctggtcattttaattttaatcaagTGGAGATACTCTCTCCTTTTTAATCTATCTGTCAGTTTTTGCGTTTTTcagtaattaattaaacaattttttgcaattaaattaagttaaatgAACTGAGCAATCTTTAAAAATTGCAAGTAATGGGATGGGTAATCGAGGTGAGTGTGGGGAATAATGTAGACCGGCGGACCTACTCAGGATGGTCTATGTACATACTACATACAGAGTGACTGCAGGATTAGAGAGTGGCGCAgtcgttttattttttttttggtgttggAGTTGCTTGGGCTATACCTCTATGGTGACCTGCAACTTGTTTGGTACCCCGTATGAAAGCAGAGtcggaattaaaaatttgaaatgttCAATAATATAGAAATTGTTGATTGTATAATTTCAATATGAGAaacgtataatttttttatacatttttaaatataaatacatgaacaataaaaatattactaaattcATTCAAACTCACTAACCCGTTTAGCTTGCCCGTACGGTCAGTCTCCTCCTCCGCGTGCTG encodes the following:
- the LOC101250875 gene encoding pseudo histidine-containing phosphotransfer protein 6; protein product: MLGLGVERLRADMNRLLALLFHQGVLDEQFLQLQQLQDESSPNFVSEVVNIYFQESEKLLRNLRSLLMDRELSDYKKMGVHLNQFIGSSSSIGAKRVRNVCVAFRVASEQNNRLGCLRALELLEHEYCYLKNKLHELFQIEQQRLLAAAVRYPVQH
- the LOC101251167 gene encoding protein LURP-one-related 5, with the protein product MKSKVVVEDTFVHTEETSLTVRKTSLFFTGDGFTAYDCKGQLVFRVDTYGPDSRDLGELVLMDATGRCLLTVRRKRPSLHNRWEGYLGEREEGKKPIFSVRRSSIIGRSNVTVEVYSNPTEEYQIEGSFAQRNCTFFNADKVSVAEIRRKVDACAHVVLGKDVFSLSIKPGFDCAFAMGLVLVLDQIQVDDFAENRIDADPIITDDPNFSS